The nucleotide window CAGATTTGCAGGGCGTGATTAGAGGAAATGAGGGGTGCGTCTCTATCAGCTCCCCGGAGCAGTGATAACAGAGTCTGTCTCGATTGCAAAACACCTGCTAGTGCACTGAAATATTCGCTCCCTAAAAATCAAATAAAgcaccacaaaaaaaaccagGGAGCATCACTGAtgtcatatttttaaataattcaatataaTGACGTACAAAACATCTCAAATCATTAGCAACGTTAGAAAAGATTGCattcgatgcactttatgtttgtgttgtagctctatgctgttgttttgtttttactgtgtaccgtgtaccactgtgtatagtaaaaatgacaataaaagcctcttgacttgacttgacttgaaattcAACATTCTATATGTTTTGAGTCGAATGACTTTTACgtgtataataattttatatatatatatatatatatatatatatatatatatatatatatatatatatatatatatatatatatataaaattgtaggCTTTCATACAATCCTGCCTCTAATACTGTGACAGAAACCTATTTTATATCTTTTGGATTTGTAAAAGTGTCTAATGGAGCTTTATAATTGATGACGCAGTCACGTCACCGGAAATGGAGTCACCGGAAATTGAGATAACAGTGCACGAACTCGTGTACTCGACCTAGGGGACTAAGGAGCTGATTGAGACGCACCCGAGGTGTCGGGAAAAGACTTGCTAACCCAAACGACTGATTTGAAGGATGTGGGCAGTGATAAAAAGTGATGGGCGGGACTTTATTTTGACGGACAAGCGTTAACAGGCTCGGTAACCAATCAGTGTGCGTTATATTCGGTCTTAATGTCAATTGTTCCGGTAAGTGGCGGCGTCCTTGCGGAACAGAAGACTGCGCGGTCTTGAGACGTGCCGGGATGCGACCACGTTTAACTGCGCACAAAGGATTTCCTGAGCAAGTATTACATCTCATTTCTCACACAATGAATATTATGGAGCAGGCTTCTCTATTTTAGCAGTCTGAAATGAACAAGCGCTCATGTACAGGCTACTGGTATATAATCTAATGCGACCTTCTTCATTGCTCTGGTTTTTATCGCAAGAGACATTTATTCTCCatcatacatacaatatatttgCAGGAGTGGAGCCTAAACCTCGTTCTGCatatatgcattttaaattGTTATAAATCTTGTTTGTGGTTTGCATAAATTTCCTTCTTACATCACTTCACTCTATTATAACCTCATTCATATTCATAAGTTCAGACATTAGCGTTTAAAGATGTATTAAGagctgctatttaaaaaaaaaaaaaaaaaaaaaaaaaatatatatatatatatatatatatatatatatatatagtaaaaattgttttatcaaTGTCTGTGACTCTATCTGTGCTGATAGTGTTTAAACACATAGTAGCAGCAGAGGAAGATCTCAGCAAAGCTGCTTCTTTAACCCCAGCACTGATGATTTGTGTTTATAGGTGGTAATGTTGCTGTCTTGATGGAGTGATCTTTCAGCCAGAATCCAATGGCCTCTGTGGAGCTGCTTTAcatagataaagagagaggaCGAGACAATCCAATGAAAATCCCCGATCGGGTTTTTCAAGAGACAAATTGTCTGCCTGAAGAAATGACCCCCAAGGAACACGAAAGCAGTTTGCATGGGAAAGCTGACGTCGGCGAGCTTCAGCGTCATTCAGCACCAAAGATGACCCCCAGCAAAGGCAAGCACTTTCATCAGGAGAAGGTCAGAGTGTGTTGTGACGAGGAGCTGGAGACGTCTTTCACTTACGTTGATGAAAACGTCAATCTGAGACTGGCCACTCCAGACACAAGTGAGAAAAGCCTCCATGATGGGACGCCTTGTCCTGACTCCCCAAACGAGAACCGCCTTGAATTTTCCTTAATGTCCGACCTGACTTCTGAGAGCTCAGGAAAGCCGGTAGATTATGGATTCATCAGTGCCGTCACCTTCCTGGTGACAGGAATAACTTTAGTGATCATATCTTATTCTGTCCCTCGTGACTCGGGAGTAAACCCAGACACTGTCTCTGCTCGAGAGATGGAGAGACTCGAGAGCGAGAGTGCAAGGCTCGGGGCGCACCTGGACCGGTGTGTTATTGCTGGGCTCTGCCTTCTCACGTTAGGCGGGGTAGTGCTTTCAACTCTGTTGATGATTTCAATGTGGAAAGGAGAGATGTACAGGAGAAAGGCCTTCTCATATTCCAAGCACTCAGCAAAGTTGTATGGCTCGACTAATTTGAGAACAAAATCAAGCTCCGCTCACTCATCAGCACACAATTTTGTTGAGGAAGACTCTGGTGGTAATccaagttaattttttttctctccgtaAACCTATGTAGAAGATTGCAGCATACCCCCAAAAAATGCTGCTGTTGTTTTGAAGGACTTTTCCACTGCACACTGGTCCATAATCCAAATAATCTAGAATTAGTCTTGTCTAGGTAAAGCACCTGGGTCACTTTCTCCTCACAAAGCATTTATTTGATAGCAGAGGCTTGTGGATTGGcagcatcatttttttttgcagcactaACAATAGCACCagatccattttttttatacatgccCTGATGAGGGCTTCCACAAACTTCTGTTGTACTTGAAATTTTTAGACGTTACTACTGAAAATTGCTGTGCCTTAAGGTAATTCTATGTAGCtagtgttttttcccctccttgTGTGATACCACGACAATTCTGTGACAATCCAATTTCACTATACAAACTGCGTTATTTATCTTCACTGGTACGTCCCTGTTTGGTATCCGTATAAGAAGAGTAACCAAATTTGTTGTCGGCATTTATTCTGCAAAAAAACTTATCTTAAGTAAAAACATCTTGAATGtagtaaaatgtttaaagtatGTGTGGTGTTTCCTATTATAAAACAACACTAAACCAAATATAAGATTATTAAACATAATTCTAAGCTTTTATATCTCAGGCCTTGTCCTAATGTCAgagaattgtgttttttttttttacgtttattttttagaaagaagCAATAAATCATTTAgagaatcaaataaaaaatacaaaaacactttGAATTTATGTCTAAAAGCAAGTAAAATGATTTGCCAATGGAATAAGAGCCTGTTTTGCTTAAAATTAGTAAACATGTATACTaatcatggatttttttttttaaatgtactgtcAAATACTGGTGTCCAGTGGAAATGCATTATTTGTCACACATTTTATAGTCTTGTAACAGTCTGTAGGTGttgtaactatttattttaaaaatgtttttttaaagatacactatatagacaaacatCTTTGGACACCTGGTCCTAAGACttgaatgtgctttttgaacatttcattccacatttagtccctgtcTGATtttattaacctccactcttctgggaagatgttctactctattttggagtgtgcttgtggagatttgtggtcattgagccacaaaggtgttagtaaagttaggtacttatgtaggatgaggaggtctggggtgctgtcagcattccaattcatcccaaaggtgttcaacagggttgaggtcagagattgGTAGCATGCCacgcaagatcttcctctccaatccatgtaaaccatatcttcatggagatggctttgtgcacagggacattgtcatgccgGAACGGGTTTTGGGTcccctaattcaagtgaaggaagaATATAATTCCACCACATGCAAGACATTATACACTTTAACAGTTGTGgtaacatatggctggagaggtcaggtgacccaatattttttgtccatacagtaaaacccccccataacaataaaaacagacaataaTTACTTCTGATTCAAATCACACCTTTGCTGCTGCTGTCCTGACAATCCTTCTCAAATTTTACTGTGTGAATCGTTTCAATAacagttaaatgtaaataactcCAGCTATAATCCTTTCATCATAACTTACCTTTCCAAAaaacatgtgcaaaaaaaaacatgggctAGATTTGGATAGAAATCAAGTAGCAAACCAGTTCCTCTTAATCCAACATGAACCCTCGACTCCACAAAGTAGCACAGacactgtaaatgtattatcATAGAGTTTGCTGCTTGTGTCTAGCCTCGATCTAAACTTGTATGCAAATGTTTAGCAAAGATGCAGAAATGTACACACTTGAATCCTAAAAGCATATTTAATAACTTTTAGGGAAACAAACAGCTGCTAAATGTGTGGTCACtgtgagagattttttttttattaactgtgAGTGTTGCTTCTCAATTAACTGAGTCATATGAAATATCATTTAAAGCATGATATCTgactaataaaagaaaaattaattgaTATACAACTTGCATGCTTATAATGAAGTATTTACTGAATATTGTCATCAGCTGCAATcacagaatgaaaaaataaagaacaatatttgtgttttgttaccTTTAATAAACTGACTGTATGCTCTTTAATATACAAGATAAATAAACTATGCTGCTGTTATTTTTTCTGTACATCATATACTCAGTTTGCCACTATGTACTGGCTTTTACTAGCCAGTTCATTAGCCATATTGTTCACTTCGTAGGTCCACAGTCTAATGCTTATGTCCTTTGCTCAATTTCTCAGCCTGTCAATCAgttaaaacagacagacactgtAGCACAATCAACAAGAAAACACTTGAACATTAAACCAAAGCAGTGACACTGACTTGCTACTGTTTGTGATGCTAGTGTTAGAGTGTTCGACACAGCAGCTATGTATACCAGCACAGTCATCTGATGCCACCAGTCCTGCTGAGTAGACTCAAAATATCCTGTACTCATGATGAATGCTATTCTTAAAAGTCGGTTTTGGCATCCAGTGACCTAATCAGCcttttattatttgcttgttCTGTATGAATAATGCAATAAATTCATTGTACTCtacatattgtattatatatattaagaaTGTCTTcaaaataaacctttttataAGCTTTATTactgtgcaagaaaaaaaatttttgttcaGGAAATCAGCATGAGCAAAACAAATAGATTACCGGTAAGTAGTTTAGTATACTATAGTTCTATCCTTGTGTTCTTCAAATGTTTATGCCTTTGGGTAAAATCGCAGGCAGATTGTTTTTAACAGAAAGAAGAGTCAATGTTGTTATATATAGAGAGTAGGTGAAAACAGTTCCCGTTTTCCTGGATTCTGACCAGGCAAAAACTTGCTCCTGATGGCCTTGTTTCTTACTTTTTTGCAATGTGGGCAAGAACATTTTATTGTTCTTCAAATATACTATAACTGTTTATTCTTTAGAAAACAACCTTTCGGTTGTGGGAATCCAGGCTTTCAGTTTTATCTCCTGTATTCCAAACCATGAACTGACCTTTCACATTAAAGCAGCTCCCTACACtacatcaaattaaatcaaacaaGTATCATGGTTTCTTTTTTGGGTACAAGAGGACTATAGAAAAATTTCCCTTTTTGAAGTTTTTCCAAGTCAGTTCACTGAATCAAAATTATGATCAAATGGGAACACAGGAGGTGTCAGAGGTGCACTGGTTTAAGTCTGGCTAATTTTACTGACCTTAGATTTGTTGGTAAAACGATTAAAACTTCATATTATGCCATTTTGCACTTGGACCATTGTCTATTATAGatgtcttttatatttttagactATAGCTATACACAGCTCTGCTTGTCTGACAAGTTTCctcaaaaaaatgatttatggtTGTTATACCATATACAGCCATAACTCATCAaactttaaacaaacttctttaaAAATTGGTATTAGCAATAACTCCTGCTGAAGTTTCTATAGTAAAAGTTCAGCATTTCTATGTGACCCACTGAGAGCAGACACTGGCACCATTTGTCTAGGTAATCACAGGTTTGATAGTGTGTCTACATGCCAATCACCAGTCTCTCTTTCTAAACACTGAAAGGAATACATTTTCGAACAATGAATAAACCATAgctatgtgaaaaataaatcaagtaTTACACAACAGGCCATTATTTTAACTGCAATTTTCTGACATAATGGCTTGTGTGGTATAATTAGATCATTTCACATTAACTTTTATAGATTGAACTGTAATGAAAATACAATTTCACATTCTGTTTACTGACTTGTTTAGCAAAAGCTTATTCATGTAGCAGGAGATGTTTACAAGAACCCGATTTAACCTCATTCCGCCTTCTTTGCATTGAAAGCAGAAATAATGCAGGGGGTATTTATAATGCATTGTGTGATTGTTAAACTTGTGTATTTCAAGTTCCTTATGCTGACGCTCAAGCGACATCATAAACGCTCTGCGTGGGAAGCTACATAGTTTTCTATCCAGGCTACCCGGGAGACCTCCACCAACAGCACATGAATATCTGTAGCTGATTTTTAGCTCTATGAACTCCCAAGGCTTTTGCTCCTTTACCTGATTTATGCCTGAGCACTAAAGTATGCTTACTAGACtgtggaaagtttccagt belongs to Silurus meridionalis isolate SWU-2019-XX chromosome 4, ASM1480568v1, whole genome shotgun sequence and includes:
- the LOC124384560 gene encoding transmembrane protein 74; the protein is MASVELLYIDKERGRDNPMKIPDRVFQETNCLPEEMTPKEHESSLHGKADVGELQRHSAPKMTPSKGKHFHQEKVRVCCDEELETSFTYVDENVNLRLATPDTSEKSLHDGTPCPDSPNENRLEFSLMSDLTSESSGKPVDYGFISAVTFLVTGITLVIISYSVPRDSGVNPDTVSAREMERLESESARLGAHLDRCVIAGLCLLTLGGVVLSTLLMISMWKGEMYRRKAFSYSKHSAKLYGSTNLRTKSSSAHSSAHNFVEEDSGGNPS